The sequence CCGATCTGAACCTTCCCTGGGAGAACGTCGACGGCATCGCCGCCACCCTGAAGGAGGCCAGCCAGGGCGCCAGTTCACCTAGCGGCGAGCGCAGCGCCGTCGCCGCAGCGGCCTGAGCCTGGCCGGCCGAATCGGGATGGCTGGCGTGCCCAGCCCCTGCGCCCTTGGCCTGGACCTGGGCAGCAGCGGCCTGCGGCTGGCCGCTTGCAACGCCAGCGGCGATCTGCTGGCTGAGCAAGCCGCCGCCTATCCCGTTGCCTTCAGCGATCCCACCAGCTGGCGCGAGGGTCTGGTGGACCTCTGCGCCCGTCTGTCGCCCGAGCTGCGCGCCAGCGTGGGCGCCATCGCCATCGACGGCACCTCCGGCACCCTGCTGCTCTGCCACCGGGACGGCAGCCTGCTGGAGGGTGCCCTCGGCCAGGCCCTCTCCTACGCCACGGCCTGCCCCGAGCAGGTCCGCAGAGCCCGGCAGCTGAGTGAGGGCGACGACAGGGCAGACGCCTCCAGCGATGGGGCGGCCGCCTCCCCTGCCGCCAGTGCCAGCGGCAGCCTGGCCCGGGCCCTGCGGCTGCTGGAGGCCGCCCCGGCCCCCGGGGCTGAACTGCTGCTGCGCCATCAGGCCGACTGGCTGATGGGCTGGCTGCTGGCGGACTGGCGCTGGGGCGAAGCCACCAACAACCTTCGCCTGGGCTGGGATCCCCTGCACTGGCGCTGGCAGGGCACCATCGCCTTCCAGCCCTGGAGCCCAGCCCTGCCGAGGATCTGCGCCAGCGGCAGCGTGCTCGGCCGCCTCGCCGCCGCCACTGCCCACAGCCTGGGCCTGCCGGCCAGCTGCCAGGTGGTGGCCGGCAGCACAGACGCCAATGCCGCCGTGCTCGCGGCCGCTCCAGGCCCCGGCGATGGAGTGGCCGTGCTGGGCACCACCCTGGTGCTGAAGCAGTTCTGCAGCCAGCCCCTGCAGGGCCCTGGCCTCAGTTGCCACCGGGTGGCCGGCCGCTGGCTGGTGGGAGGCGCCTCCAACAGCGGCGCCGGCGTGCTGGGCCAGTTCTTCAGCCCGGCTCAACTGGCCGAGCTGAGCCGCCAGATCGACCCCTCACGGCCCACAGGCCTGGAGCTGCGGCCCCTGCCCGGGCGCGGTGAGCGCTTCCCCGTGGACGACCCCGACCTGGAGCCGATCCTGGGGCCCAGGCCCGTGAGTGACGTGCACTTCCTCCAGGCGTTGCTGGAGGGATTGGCGGCGATCGAGCAGGCCGGCTGGCAGAGGCTGTCCAGCCTGGGGGCACCCCCGCTCCAGCGGGTGATCAGCCTCGGCGGCGGCGCCCGCAATCCCCAGTGGCGGCGCCTGCGCCAGCAGCGCCTTGGGGTGCCCGTGCTCAACCGGCCTGGCCTGTCAGCCGCCCTGGGCATGGCAAGACTGGCTGCATCCACCCTCAAGCCAACTCCCGAACTCCGATGAACGACCGTCTGCGCACCTGGATCTCCATGGGCCTGTTCGTGCTGCTGGCGGGCTACGTGAGCTTCAGCGCCATCCGGCTGGGCCTGCTCCTGTGGCAGCGCTTCGCCGCCGGCTAGAAGCCCCAGAATCAGATCACCCGCCCTGACCCCCATGGCCGCCGACCCTCTCACCGCCGCCGTGAGCGATCGGATCTGCAAGCACATGAACGACGACCATGCTGAAGCGGTGCTCAGCTATGCCCGCCACTACGGCGGGGTGGCCGACGCCAGCGAGGCCCGCATGCTCGCGGTTCAGCCCGAAGCGATGCAGCTCGACGTGGACGGCCGCAGCATTGAGGTGGCCTTCGACCACACCC is a genomic window of Cyanobium sp. NS01 containing:
- a CDS encoding FGGY-family carbohydrate kinase; this translates as MAGVPSPCALGLDLGSSGLRLAACNASGDLLAEQAAAYPVAFSDPTSWREGLVDLCARLSPELRASVGAIAIDGTSGTLLLCHRDGSLLEGALGQALSYATACPEQVRRARQLSEGDDRADASSDGAAASPAASASGSLARALRLLEAAPAPGAELLLRHQADWLMGWLLADWRWGEATNNLRLGWDPLHWRWQGTIAFQPWSPALPRICASGSVLGRLAAATAHSLGLPASCQVVAGSTDANAAVLAAAPGPGDGVAVLGTTLVLKQFCSQPLQGPGLSCHRVAGRWLVGGASNSGAGVLGQFFSPAQLAELSRQIDPSRPTGLELRPLPGRGERFPVDDPDLEPILGPRPVSDVHFLQALLEGLAAIEQAGWQRLSSLGAPPLQRVISLGGGARNPQWRRLRQQRLGVPVLNRPGLSAALGMARLAASTLKPTPELR
- a CDS encoding DUF2470 domain-containing protein; the protein is MAADPLTAAVSDRICKHMNDDHAEAVLSYARHYGGVADASEARMLAVQPEAMQLDVDGRSIEVAFDHTLTDSEDAHRTLVAMLRAMPQQAPG